A region from the Hyalangium gracile genome encodes:
- a CDS encoding FAD-dependent monooxygenase, protein MNSTNGTSRRVLVSGASISGLTTAYWLARYGFDVTVVERSPHLRPGGQALDVRGPALTVAERMGILARLREHSTRLTGFSVVDANGKELHRSEERTLTGGRFESLDVEIMRDDLCRVLHEAVDRQVEFLFEDSMSSLTQDASGVHVTFERATPRRFELVVGADGLHSRVRRLVFGPEEQFLRRLGNSYVAVFGMPNFLGLERWEVMYLGEGTGIGAMVMALRRDAEARAYVGFMAKEPIVYDYRDIGAQKRLMAARLEGGGWVLPQLVEHMMAAPDFHFDSISQIRMDGWVRGRVVLVGDAGYSVALASGQGTSVAMVGAYVLAGELATHREDLAAGAASYERELRDYVARNQDIAAEQHLRNTHPQAPESAAPAREGEPGPADGLPDFGALTVPFTFKSYDELLGRP, encoded by the coding sequence ATGAACTCCACGAATGGAACGTCTCGCCGGGTATTGGTGTCCGGGGCCAGCATCTCCGGCCTCACCACGGCCTACTGGCTTGCCCGCTACGGCTTCGACGTCACGGTCGTCGAACGCTCCCCCCACCTGCGCCCGGGTGGGCAGGCACTCGACGTGCGTGGCCCGGCGCTCACGGTCGCCGAGCGCATGGGCATCCTCGCCAGGCTCCGGGAGCACAGCACCCGGCTGACGGGATTCTCGGTGGTCGACGCGAATGGAAAGGAGCTTCACAGGAGCGAGGAACGCACGCTCACGGGCGGGCGCTTCGAGAGCCTCGACGTGGAGATCATGCGCGACGACCTCTGCCGCGTCCTGCACGAGGCCGTGGACCGCCAGGTCGAGTTCCTCTTCGAGGATTCGATGTCGTCGCTCACCCAGGATGCGTCGGGCGTCCATGTCACGTTCGAGCGCGCCACCCCTCGCCGCTTCGAGCTCGTCGTCGGCGCCGATGGGCTGCACTCTCGGGTGCGGCGGCTGGTGTTCGGCCCGGAGGAGCAGTTCCTGCGCCGCTTGGGCAACTCCTACGTCGCGGTCTTCGGCATGCCGAACTTCCTCGGCCTCGAGCGCTGGGAGGTGATGTACCTGGGCGAGGGGACGGGCATCGGCGCGATGGTGATGGCGCTGCGAAGAGACGCCGAGGCCCGCGCCTACGTGGGCTTCATGGCCAAGGAGCCCATCGTGTACGACTACCGCGACATCGGGGCGCAGAAGCGCCTCATGGCGGCGCGGCTCGAGGGTGGCGGGTGGGTGTTGCCACAACTCGTCGAGCACATGATGGCGGCGCCCGACTTCCACTTCGACTCGATCAGTCAGATCCGCATGGACGGATGGGTGCGAGGGCGCGTCGTGCTGGTGGGCGACGCCGGTTACAGCGTCGCGTTGGCCTCGGGACAGGGCACCTCGGTCGCGATGGTGGGCGCGTACGTCCTCGCCGGCGAGCTCGCCACGCACAGGGAAGACCTGGCGGCGGGCGCGGCCTCGTATGAACGCGAGCTGCGCGACTACGTGGCTCGGAACCAGGACATCGCGGCCGAGCAGCACCTGCGGAACACCCATCCGCAAGCGCCGGAGTCCGCCGCGCCCGCGCGCGAGGGCGAGCCCGGCCCCGCGGATGGCCTTCCCGACTTCGGTGCGCTGACCGTGCCGTTCACATTCAAGAGCTACGACGAGCTGCTGGGGCGCCCATGA
- a CDS encoding CARDB domain-containing protein, with protein MRMRRWLALALAGTLAGCYVDPYGDDFDPGFPDGPSLPDDPGDTEGADFALESLTSPSALGLSSQASLRARVCNWGDASGRVEVSFFLSKDVSLDARDTRLATSARISLTAGDCREASAPVRTVDLPEGTYFLMALADPDNLIREPAESDNFRLGNSVRVDFTAPPAPVLSWAPSTGPTQLPRLRVGSEPNVTVRVYRGGICEGTAVTASSTGPRMDSELPVDVVGNPATSYSARTFDEAGNGSACSSIAAPEGFEIDTQPPTRPLITETRWEYGTTQQTLRVKGTTEAGAEVGVFVDAMCVGTPAATVLASTAGSFSAELSFPTATAVPSRKVFVAARDAARNESECVEALAFATCAPGLADCDGNLANGCEVNLTEDESHCGTCGTSCQPQGETLGVCVAGTCGTACAVGRFDCDGNATNGCESTQACSPAVCTISRQAELAITALSVVEDPVRTAPGGAWSFGTLMRAMAGGQDPSALVRQWLRTWASPQTINGITLPARPQMLSMVLGPWESRSGGASRPLDFSKAPFRLLAIMNRMDLRNPGVQAGEGRFIFGVLDPAGNPLEFTVILEYALPGGSPEAIQRWARDWHELGQLGVSHPSYNAKLQALTDRFAKAGVVAGRPFGNALNQIRTNEVALAEPWEMREFNLTETGLRPATVKLTPELTFENSNMLSDYIRANQAAILAERHMVPERIGNVSFLGASALVPEGIFWRAPGVSTEARHKFSLNTCSGCHAGETATDFTHVSPRAAGRQAALSAYLRGGMVRDPWSLTWRSFDDLGRRATDMSALVCGTSSQQGLTGVETFGGFPAPSNLPRARVH; from the coding sequence ATGCGGATGCGACGGTGGCTGGCGCTTGCGCTCGCGGGTACACTCGCGGGCTGCTACGTGGACCCCTATGGGGACGACTTCGATCCGGGCTTTCCGGACGGGCCCTCGCTCCCCGATGACCCTGGCGACACGGAGGGGGCGGACTTCGCGCTCGAGTCGCTGACGAGCCCCTCCGCGCTGGGCCTGTCGTCGCAGGCATCGCTCCGGGCGCGGGTGTGCAACTGGGGAGATGCCTCCGGCCGGGTCGAGGTCTCCTTCTTCCTCTCGAAGGATGTCAGCCTGGATGCGCGAGACACGCGGCTGGCGACCAGCGCGCGGATCAGCCTGACGGCGGGAGACTGCCGGGAGGCCAGCGCTCCGGTGCGGACGGTGGACCTGCCCGAGGGGACGTACTTCCTGATGGCGCTCGCGGACCCGGACAACCTCATCCGCGAGCCGGCCGAGTCCGACAACTTCCGGCTGGGGAACTCCGTGCGCGTGGACTTCACCGCGCCGCCCGCGCCGGTGCTCTCCTGGGCGCCCAGCACGGGCCCCACGCAGCTGCCGCGGCTGCGGGTCGGCTCCGAGCCGAACGTCACCGTCCGCGTCTATCGCGGCGGCATCTGTGAAGGCACGGCCGTGACGGCCTCCAGCACGGGCCCGCGCATGGACTCCGAGCTGCCGGTGGACGTCGTCGGCAACCCCGCGACCAGCTACTCGGCTCGGACGTTCGACGAGGCGGGGAACGGCTCGGCGTGCAGCAGCATCGCCGCGCCGGAGGGATTCGAGATCGACACCCAGCCGCCCACCCGGCCGCTGATCACCGAGACGCGCTGGGAGTACGGGACGACGCAGCAGACGCTGCGGGTGAAGGGCACCACGGAGGCCGGGGCCGAGGTGGGAGTCTTCGTCGACGCGATGTGCGTGGGCACTCCGGCCGCCACGGTGCTCGCGAGCACGGCGGGGAGCTTCAGCGCGGAGCTCTCGTTCCCGACGGCCACCGCGGTGCCGAGCCGCAAGGTGTTCGTGGCGGCGCGGGATGCGGCGCGCAACGAGTCCGAGTGCGTCGAGGCGCTCGCGTTCGCGACGTGCGCGCCGGGCCTGGCCGACTGCGACGGGAACCTGGCCAATGGCTGCGAGGTGAACCTCACGGAGGATGAGAGCCACTGTGGCACCTGCGGGACGAGCTGCCAGCCGCAGGGTGAGACGCTGGGAGTCTGCGTGGCGGGGACGTGCGGCACGGCGTGCGCGGTGGGACGCTTCGACTGCGACGGGAACGCGACCAACGGTTGCGAGTCCACCCAGGCGTGCAGCCCGGCCGTGTGCACCATCAGCCGCCAGGCGGAGCTGGCCATCACGGCGCTCTCGGTGGTGGAGGATCCGGTGCGGACGGCGCCGGGCGGGGCGTGGAGCTTCGGAACGCTGATGAGGGCGATGGCCGGGGGGCAGGACCCCTCCGCGCTGGTGCGCCAGTGGCTGAGGACGTGGGCCTCGCCGCAGACGATCAACGGCATCACGCTGCCGGCGCGGCCGCAGATGCTGTCGATGGTGCTCGGGCCGTGGGAGTCGCGCAGCGGCGGGGCGAGCCGGCCGCTGGACTTCAGCAAGGCGCCGTTCCGGCTGCTGGCCATCATGAACCGCATGGACTTGCGCAACCCGGGCGTGCAGGCGGGAGAGGGGCGGTTCATCTTCGGCGTGCTGGATCCGGCGGGCAACCCGCTCGAGTTCACGGTCATCCTGGAGTACGCGCTGCCGGGAGGCAGCCCGGAGGCCATCCAGCGCTGGGCGCGGGACTGGCATGAGCTGGGCCAGCTGGGAGTGAGCCACCCGAGCTACAACGCGAAGCTGCAGGCGCTGACGGACCGCTTCGCGAAGGCGGGAGTGGTGGCGGGCCGGCCGTTCGGCAACGCGCTCAACCAGATCCGCACCAACGAGGTGGCGCTGGCCGAGCCGTGGGAGATGCGGGAGTTCAACCTGACGGAGACGGGGCTGCGGCCCGCGACGGTGAAGCTGACGCCGGAGCTCACGTTCGAGAACTCGAACATGCTGAGCGACTACATCCGGGCGAACCAGGCGGCCATCCTGGCCGAGCGGCACATGGTGCCAGAGCGCATCGGGAACGTGTCCTTCCTGGGAGCGTCGGCGCTGGTGCCGGAGGGAATCTTCTGGCGGGCGCCGGGCGTGAGCACCGAGGCGCGGCACAAGTTCTCGCTCAACACCTGCAGCGGGTGTCACGCGGGGGAGACGGCGACGGACTTCACGCACGTGTCTCCGCGAGCGGCGGGGCGGCAGGCGGCGCTGTCGGCGTACCTGCGGGGCGGGATGGTGAGGGACCCGTGGTCGCTGACGTGGCGGAGCTTCGATGACCTGGGCCGGCGGGCCACGGACATGTCGGCGCTGGTGTGCGGGACGAGCTCGCAGCAGGGGCTGACGGGAGTGGAGACGTTCGGAGGCTTCCCGGCGCCGAGCAACCTGCCTCGGGCCCGCGTGCACTGA
- a CDS encoding LysR family transcriptional regulator, which produces MIRAMELRHLRYFVTIAEVESFRRAAERLHVSQSPLSRQMQDLEEEMGVELFEPEGRGIKLTAAGRSFAERARNILASVDAAVDEAKGVAEGRLGTVAIGFETGTTFMGALLSLVAAFRRRTPRVGLQLAPLSSVEQWAALRQGTIAFGYGAYAPTDDALDHLEMTRDRLGLLLSPDHWLARLKTIRLRDIEGERVILQPRQLYPRLHADLIAAAREEGATLRVTAEVMDLEALMALVAIGDAITFVGENISDMAAHTAMTWRPVEGLRINLSEFVTWRAKDASTAVVKALIESAREVRSPALGEATRVLPGPPRPRRAARRKRD; this is translated from the coding sequence ATGATTCGAGCCATGGAACTCCGACACCTGCGCTACTTCGTGACCATCGCCGAGGTGGAGAGCTTCCGCCGCGCGGCGGAGCGGCTCCACGTCTCGCAGTCGCCCTTGAGCCGGCAGATGCAAGACCTCGAGGAGGAGATGGGCGTCGAGCTGTTCGAGCCCGAAGGTCGTGGCATCAAGCTCACCGCCGCTGGGAGGTCCTTCGCGGAGCGAGCCCGGAACATCCTGGCCAGCGTCGATGCGGCCGTGGACGAGGCCAAAGGCGTGGCCGAAGGCAGGCTCGGCACGGTCGCCATCGGCTTCGAGACTGGAACGACCTTCATGGGAGCGCTCCTGTCGCTCGTCGCGGCGTTCCGCAGGCGAACGCCCCGCGTGGGTCTGCAGCTCGCCCCGCTGAGCAGCGTCGAGCAGTGGGCGGCGCTACGCCAAGGGACGATCGCCTTCGGATACGGCGCCTATGCCCCCACTGACGATGCCCTCGATCACCTGGAGATGACGCGCGACAGGCTGGGCCTGCTCCTGTCACCCGACCACTGGCTCGCGCGGCTCAAGACGATCCGGCTGCGCGACATCGAAGGCGAGCGAGTGATCCTCCAGCCGCGTCAGCTCTATCCACGCCTGCATGCAGACCTCATTGCAGCGGCGCGCGAAGAGGGTGCAACGCTGCGCGTGACGGCGGAGGTGATGGATCTCGAGGCGCTCATGGCGCTCGTCGCGATCGGCGACGCGATCACGTTCGTGGGCGAGAACATCTCGGACATGGCGGCGCACACCGCGATGACGTGGCGTCCGGTTGAAGGTCTTCGCATCAACCTGAGCGAGTTCGTGACATGGCGAGCCAAGGACGCCTCGACGGCCGTCGTGAAAGCGCTGATCGAGAGCGCGCGGGAGGTCCGGTCTCCCGCGCTGGGAGAGGCGACGCGCGTGCTCCCCGGTCCACCGAGACCGCGGCGAGCCGCGAGACGCAAGCGCGATTGA
- a CDS encoding response regulator, whose product MARSTAVTILMADDDVDDRDLTQDAIRRNQLNGELKWVEDGEELLDYLNQRGRYSDPGASPRPGLILLDLNMPRMDGREAIKEIKANPELRRIPIIVLSTSSADEDVLSSYELGANCFITKPGTFEKLVEVVRVLGEHWLETARLPHASVQ is encoded by the coding sequence ATGGCGCGCTCTACGGCAGTCACCATCCTGATGGCCGACGATGATGTGGATGATCGCGACCTCACCCAGGATGCCATCCGCCGCAACCAGCTCAACGGCGAGCTGAAGTGGGTGGAGGATGGCGAGGAGCTGCTCGACTACCTGAACCAGCGCGGCCGCTACAGCGATCCGGGTGCCTCGCCGCGTCCGGGCCTCATCCTGCTGGACCTGAACATGCCGCGCATGGACGGCCGCGAGGCCATCAAGGAGATCAAGGCCAACCCGGAGCTGCGCCGCATCCCCATCATCGTCCTGAGCACCTCCAGCGCGGACGAGGATGTGCTGAGCAGCTACGAGCTGGGGGCCAACTGCTTCATCACCAAGCCCGGCACTTTCGAGAAGCTGGTCGAGGTCGTCAGGGTCCTCGGAGAGCACTGGCTGGAGACGGCCAGGCTCCCCCACGCGAGCGTTCAATGA
- a CDS encoding hybrid sensor histidine kinase/response regulator: MKAELAVPSLRILLVEDDQDDFILVRDALRELRDERLSLEWVEDAEEALETMASGRHDVCLLDYRLGSYTGLELMEAARRKGARLPIILLTGQSDHHVDRQALEAGASDFLVKSQMTPVLLERSIRYTVQHARTLEALRRSQASFRELIERLPDGVCVLDGGRVTYVNPALVTLLGCGSAAELLGRELRDIAARFFHPEERHEVLRDLDAALETDGHEPSFRELRLVRATGEFIPAELARFPVAFEGQPCTMCIARDLTERKRMQAQLVLNDRMASLGMVAGMIAHDINNPLAYVLANLHILDSDVLPRIAMTVGERDEVRALLADAQLGAARAREIVQQFRIFSRGEKELRRDTLEVHQALESALRLATNEIRHRARLVRDYGEPMRVMANEVQLGQVLLNLLVNAAQAIPEGGVERNEIRVLTRLRGAEAVIEIHDTGVGIPPERLEQVFEPFYTTKPNGTGTGLGLSICRSLITSLGGRLELESEVGRGSVFRIVLPAVPPSSITVLPPPVRELSQGVSSRRGRILIVDDEPLVSQAIRRALQRDHEVMALTSAREAHARLTGGEHFDLILCDIMMPEMSGIELHEALARNSPALAARMVFLTGGAFTPRAREFLSNTKNPCVEKPFLPRDLQELVRSLLAEGTAPPA, from the coding sequence ATGAAGGCGGAGCTCGCGGTGCCTTCGCTGCGCATCCTCCTCGTGGAGGATGACCAGGATGACTTCATCCTGGTGCGCGATGCGCTGCGGGAGCTGCGCGACGAGCGGCTGTCGCTCGAGTGGGTGGAGGACGCCGAGGAGGCCCTGGAGACCATGGCGTCCGGGCGCCATGACGTGTGTCTGCTGGACTACCGGCTGGGCTCGTACACGGGGCTGGAGCTGATGGAGGCGGCGCGGCGCAAGGGTGCCCGGCTCCCCATCATCCTGCTCACGGGACAGTCGGACCACCACGTCGACCGGCAGGCGCTGGAGGCGGGGGCCTCGGACTTCCTGGTGAAGTCGCAGATGACGCCGGTGCTGCTGGAGCGCTCCATCCGCTACACGGTGCAGCACGCCCGCACGCTGGAGGCGCTGCGCCGCTCCCAGGCGAGCTTCCGCGAGCTCATCGAGCGACTGCCCGATGGCGTCTGCGTGCTCGACGGCGGGCGGGTGACGTACGTCAACCCGGCGCTCGTCACGCTGCTGGGGTGCGGCTCGGCGGCGGAGCTGCTGGGCCGGGAGCTGCGAGACATCGCCGCGCGCTTCTTCCACCCGGAGGAGCGCCACGAGGTGCTGAGGGACCTGGACGCCGCCCTGGAGACGGACGGGCATGAGCCCTCCTTCCGCGAGCTGCGGCTGGTGCGCGCGACGGGCGAGTTCATCCCGGCGGAGCTGGCCCGGTTCCCGGTGGCGTTCGAGGGGCAGCCGTGCACCATGTGCATCGCGCGGGACTTGACCGAGCGCAAGCGCATGCAGGCCCAGCTGGTGCTCAACGATCGCATGGCCTCGCTGGGGATGGTGGCGGGGATGATCGCCCACGACATCAACAACCCGCTGGCGTACGTGCTGGCCAACCTCCACATCCTGGACTCGGACGTGCTGCCGCGCATCGCGATGACGGTGGGCGAGCGGGACGAGGTGCGCGCGCTGCTGGCGGACGCGCAGCTGGGCGCGGCCCGGGCGCGGGAGATCGTCCAGCAGTTCCGCATCTTCTCGCGAGGGGAGAAGGAGCTGCGGCGCGACACGCTGGAGGTGCACCAGGCGCTCGAGTCCGCGCTGCGCCTGGCCACCAATGAGATCCGCCACCGCGCGCGGCTGGTGCGCGACTATGGCGAGCCCATGCGCGTGATGGCCAACGAGGTGCAGCTCGGGCAGGTGCTGCTGAACCTGCTGGTGAACGCGGCCCAGGCCATCCCGGAGGGCGGGGTGGAGCGCAACGAGATCCGCGTCCTCACGCGGCTGCGGGGCGCGGAGGCGGTGATCGAAATCCACGACACGGGGGTAGGCATTCCCCCGGAGCGGCTGGAGCAGGTGTTCGAGCCGTTCTACACCACCAAGCCCAACGGCACGGGCACGGGGCTGGGCCTGTCCATCTGCCGCAGCCTCATCACCTCGCTGGGCGGCAGGCTGGAGCTGGAGAGCGAGGTGGGGCGGGGCAGCGTCTTCCGCATCGTCCTGCCGGCGGTGCCCCCCTCGAGCATCACCGTGCTGCCGCCGCCCGTGCGGGAGCTGTCCCAGGGCGTGTCCTCCCGGCGTGGGCGGATCCTCATCGTGGACGACGAGCCGCTGGTCAGCCAGGCCATCCGCCGGGCGCTCCAGCGAGACCACGAGGTGATGGCGCTCACGAGCGCGCGCGAGGCCCATGCGCGGCTGACGGGCGGCGAGCACTTCGATCTCATCCTGTGCGACATCATGATGCCGGAGATGAGCGGCATCGAGCTGCACGAGGCGCTGGCGCGCAACTCGCCCGCGCTGGCGGCGCGGATGGTGTTCCTGACGGGGGGGGCCTTCACGCCCAGGGCCCGCGAGTTCCTGAGCAATACCAAGAACCCGTGTGTGGAGAAGCCCTTCCTGCCGAGGGACCTCCAGGAGCTGGTGCGCTCCCTGCTGGCCGAGGGCACCGCGCCGCCGGCCTGA
- a CDS encoding ATP-dependent helicase HrpB, producing the protein MTGPMTGISSAQLVQQKLADQDAAKVGKQGESKFDAVLADKAQAAGSADAVSKTGSVQGPESVRQVESVGKTEKPTLSMVSHVVGELEQGQLRLDKLIAAGVSGKSFSNGELLSLQASMYKYTLELDLTSKVVEKATSGLKDVVKTQV; encoded by the coding sequence ATGACGGGTCCAATGACGGGAATCTCCTCCGCGCAGCTGGTGCAGCAGAAGCTGGCGGATCAGGACGCGGCGAAGGTGGGCAAGCAGGGCGAGTCGAAGTTCGACGCGGTGCTGGCGGACAAGGCGCAGGCGGCGGGGAGCGCTGACGCGGTGAGCAAGACCGGCTCCGTTCAGGGTCCGGAGTCGGTGCGCCAGGTGGAGAGCGTCGGGAAGACGGAGAAGCCCACGTTGAGCATGGTGTCCCACGTGGTGGGCGAGCTGGAGCAGGGACAGCTGCGGCTGGACAAGCTGATCGCGGCGGGAGTCTCGGGAAAGAGCTTCTCGAACGGCGAGCTGCTGTCGCTGCAGGCCTCCATGTACAAGTACACGCTGGAGCTGGACCTGACGAGCAAGGTCGTCGAGAAGGCCACCAGCGGGCTCAAGGACGTCGTCAAGACCCAGGTCTAG
- a CDS encoding lipid A deacylase LpxR family protein produces MLPALALLTCSLLAQAPAATTSPVEVKLPFVTTLHVENDILAKSDRFYSNGIRLAHYGEYDRCRQLAQALRLPDGIQHRYLCGGSLAQNMYTPSHIVPYTDEDVFPDPNDRPYGGWLHAGFLFQHLDAALEPRDSSRITLQATVGVTGPASGAGPTQRAWHSALNNIFGRTVARLPIGWEKQLPTEPAFHLSALREKTLLWSPYLDASWSAGAMLGTVFVNASVGATVRVGVLARPFGLAPIMPSVVQALDATRAPQEERVWEAYFFARGQGRLVARNLFLDGTLFRSSVSVRKTPFVGDSEFGGAFRTGGFQLDLSMVFRSQEMAEPPDPRLSGHRFTQLQLSFLH; encoded by the coding sequence ATGCTGCCAGCCCTCGCGCTGCTGACCTGCTCCCTCCTCGCCCAGGCTCCCGCCGCCACCACTTCCCCGGTGGAGGTGAAGCTGCCGTTCGTCACCACCCTCCACGTCGAGAACGACATCCTCGCCAAGAGCGATCGCTTCTACTCGAACGGCATCCGCCTGGCTCACTATGGGGAGTACGATCGGTGCCGGCAGCTCGCGCAGGCGCTGCGTCTCCCCGACGGCATCCAGCACCGCTACCTCTGCGGTGGCTCGCTGGCGCAGAACATGTACACGCCCAGCCACATCGTCCCCTACACCGATGAGGACGTCTTCCCGGATCCGAATGATCGCCCCTACGGTGGATGGCTCCATGCCGGGTTCCTCTTCCAGCACCTCGATGCCGCCCTGGAGCCCAGGGACTCCTCTCGCATCACGCTCCAGGCTACCGTGGGCGTCACCGGTCCGGCCTCGGGCGCGGGGCCGACCCAGCGGGCGTGGCACTCCGCCCTGAACAACATCTTCGGCCGCACCGTGGCCCGGCTCCCCATCGGATGGGAGAAGCAGCTCCCCACCGAGCCCGCCTTTCACCTCTCCGCCCTGCGCGAGAAGACCCTGCTGTGGAGCCCTTATCTGGACGCTTCCTGGTCCGCTGGCGCCATGCTGGGCACCGTCTTCGTCAACGCAAGCGTGGGCGCCACCGTGCGCGTGGGTGTACTCGCCCGGCCGTTCGGGCTCGCGCCCATCATGCCTTCCGTCGTCCAGGCCCTGGACGCCACGCGCGCTCCCCAGGAGGAGCGCGTCTGGGAGGCCTACTTCTTCGCTCGCGGCCAGGGGCGGCTCGTGGCGCGCAACCTGTTCCTGGATGGCACGCTCTTCCGCTCGAGCGTCAGCGTCCGGAAGACGCCCTTCGTTGGAGACTCCGAGTTTGGCGGGGCCTTTCGCACCGGCGGGTTCCAGCTCGACCTGAGCATGGTCTTCCGCTCACAGGAGATGGCCGAGCCTCCCGACCCCCGCCTCTCCGGCCACCGCTTCACGCAGCTCCAGCTCTCATTCCTCCACTGA